ACCGCCGGAACCCCGTACCCGGCCCGCGCCCCGGCCGCGTCGATGACCCAGCCGGCCACGGAGGAACCGACCGCGACCCCGACCGCGAGGCCGGTGCTCACCCAGGTCATGCCCTCGGTCAACTGCGCGCGTGGTACGTGCTCTTCGATGAGGGACATCGTCGTGATCATCGTGGGAGCGACGGACAGGCCCGCGACGAAGAGCGCCACGGCCAGAAACGGCAGGTTCCCGACCAGTAGGAGGGGGATCATACTCACGGCCGTCGCACAGATGCCCAGGAGCCAGCGGCGCCCCGGCGCCCCCGTGAAGCGCAGCAGCCCGAAGACCACCCCGGCCAGACACGAACCCGCCGCGTACAGGGCCAGCACGACGCTCGCCGCGCTCTTGTGGCCGCGCTCGTCGGCGAAGGCCACGGTGACCACGTCCACCGCCCCGAAGATCGTGCCGGTCGCCACGAAGGTGGCCACCAGCACCTGGAGCCCCCGGGAGCGCATCGCGCTGCCGCCGCCCCGATCTTCGCGCGGATGCGGCACGGGCTCGGTGGCCCGCTGCGACGTCAGCCAGAAGACGCCGACCGCGAGGAAGCAGGCGGCGAGCAGCGGACCCGCCTCCGGGAACCACGCGGTCGACAGGCCGATGGAGATGATCGGCCCGAAGATGAAGCACACCTCGTCGATCACGGACTCGAAGGAGTACGCGGTGTGCAGTTGGGGCGTGCCCCGGTACAGCGCGGCCCACCGCGCCCGGACCATCGCGCCGAGGCTCGGCACCGCGCCGATCCCGGCCGCGCACACGAACAGCACCCAGTCGGGGCTCCCGAAGTGCGCCGCGCACAGCAGCCCCGCTGCCGCGACGAGCGCCACCAGGGTCGCCGGGCGCAGCACCCGGGCCTGCCCGTGCCGGTCCACCAGCCGGGAGATCTGCGGCCCGAGGGCGGCGGCGGAGAGCGCGATGGTCGCCGAGAGGCCGCCCGCCAGCCCGTACCGCCCGGTGACCTGGGAGATCATCGTGACGACGCCGATGCCCATCATCGACAGGGGCATCCGGCCGAGAAGCCCCGCGGCGGAGAACCCCTTGGAGCCTGGGGCGGCGAACAGGGCGCGGTAGGGGCTGGGCACGGGGTCTCCGAAGGGGTACGGGCACGCGCGCGTACGGCGGCTCCGGCGCGGCGTGGACGAGACAGCTCAGTAAGGTGCCAAAGCGGCTGATACAGCTTACGAGTGAGGTCACCCTAATGCACCCGGTCATTCGGGCCGATCCCCGACCCACCCCCCCGCCGTTTCCGGGCTGTCAGAGCCGGGTGGCAGGATCGAGGCATGCCAGAAGCGCGCGA
The sequence above is a segment of the Streptomyces griseoviridis genome. Coding sequences within it:
- a CDS encoding MFS transporter, with the protein product MPSPYRALFAAPGSKGFSAAGLLGRMPLSMMGIGVVTMISQVTGRYGLAGGLSATIALSAAALGPQISRLVDRHGQARVLRPATLVALVAAAGLLCAAHFGSPDWVLFVCAAGIGAVPSLGAMVRARWAALYRGTPQLHTAYSFESVIDEVCFIFGPIISIGLSTAWFPEAGPLLAACFLAVGVFWLTSQRATEPVPHPREDRGGGSAMRSRGLQVLVATFVATGTIFGAVDVVTVAFADERGHKSAASVVLALYAAGSCLAGVVFGLLRFTGAPGRRWLLGICATAVSMIPLLLVGNLPFLAVALFVAGLSVAPTMITTMSLIEEHVPRAQLTEGMTWVSTGLAVGVAVGSSVAGWVIDAAGARAGYGVPAVSGAVAVAVGFLGYRRLNKPAPGRGGTVGQHSERQERNVA